The following proteins come from a genomic window of Hypanus sabinus isolate sHypSab1 unplaced genomic scaffold, sHypSab1.hap1 scaffold_116, whole genome shotgun sequence:
- the LOC132386437 gene encoding muscarinic acetylcholine receptor M2-like: MSNLTQTNSSLSNRTYIERGSAYKTVEVIFIVIVTLSLSLVTIIGNILVMLSIKVNRQLQTINNYFIFSLASADLIVGVFSMNLYTIYIVFGYWPMGPVVCDLWLALDYVVSYASVMNLLIISFDRYFCVTKPLSYPVKRTTKMAWMMIAAAWVLSFIRWGPAILFWQFIVGGRTVEEGECHVQFFSNPVATFGTGIASFYLPVITMTILYVHISRASKSRIKKYKKETESNKGTISPSPVRGKTMKPNNNISSAPEGLQNVKVQNGKAAGEVMTDHCGQVEEKVVSNPSTSLSVVPSIQKEEGKMDESTNVSTTQRHFSNGSSSIKVITKSQKSDYCATTVEVVSENSTKNGKARELTAAHNIIKMTKTPVEKKKGAVTRENKVTRTILAILLACIITWTPYSLINTLCSVCVPNTLWTIGYWLCYINSTLNPACYALCNATFKKTFKHLLFCQYKNIGATR, encoded by the coding sequence ATGTCTAATTTAACGCAGACAAATTCATCTCTCAGCAACCGAACATACATTGAAAGAGGGAGCGCTTACAAAACAGTTGAAGTAATCTTCATTGTGATTGTAACATTATCTTTGAGTCTGGTGACCATTATCGGAAACATTCTGGTTATGCTTTCTATCAAAGTGAATAGACAGCTACAAACAATTAACAActattttattttcagcttaGCCTCTGCTGATTTGATTGTTGGTGTGTTCTCCATGAACCTTTACACCATTTACATCGTCTTTGGCTACTGGCCTATGGGCCCAGTGGTGTGTGATTTATGGCTGGCTCTAGATTATGTTGTTAGTTATGCATCTGTCATGAACCTTCTGATCATCAGCTTTGACCGATACTTCTGTGTGACAAAGCCTCTCAGCTACCCTGTGAAGAGAACCACCAAGATGGCATGGATGATGATTGCAGCTGCTTGGGTGCTGTCATTTATCCGGTGGGGCCCTGCCATTCTCTTCTGGCAGTTCATTGTAGGTGGGCGGACAGTTGAAGAGGGTGAGTGTCATGTACAATTCTTCTCAAATCCAGTTGCCACTTTTGGCACTGGAATAGCATCCTTCTATCTACCGGTTATTACCATGACTATTTTGTATGTGCACATATCCCGTGCTAGCAAGAGTCGGATCAAGAAGTATAAGAAGGAGACAGAGTCAAACAAAGGCACCATTTCTCCCAGTCCAGTGCGAGGCAAAACAATGAAACCGAATAACAACATTTCAAGTGCACCTGAAGGGTTGCAGAATGTCAAAGTACAAAATGGCAAGGCAGCTGGTGAAGTAATGACGGATCATTGCGGCCAAGTAGAGGAAAAGGTGGTCTCAAATCCCTCGACTTCCCTCAGTGTCGTCCCTTCCATCCAGAAGGAGGAAGGAAAGATGGATGAGAGCACAAATGTCTCCACCACACAAAGACATTTTAGCAACGGCAGCTCCAGCATAAAGGTCATCACGAAATCCCAAAAGAGTGACTACTGTGCTACCACAGTTGAAGTGGTGTCAGAAAACAGCACCAAGAATGGTAAAGCCAGAGAGCTTACCGCAGCCCACAACATCATTAAAATGACAAAGACCCCTGTTGAGAAAAAGAAGGGAGCTGTAACCCGGGAGAATAAGGTGACCAGGACCATCTTGGCTATTCTGCTGGCATGTATCATTACCTGGACCCCATACAGTCTCATTAACACGTTATGTTCAGTCTGCGTTCCTAACACTTTATGGACTATTGGATACTGGCTCTGTTACATCAACAGTACTCTCAACCCAGCCTGCTATGCACTATGCAATGCTACCTTCAAGAAAACCTTCAAACATCTTCTCTTCTGTCAATATAAAAACATTGGTGCAACAAGATAA